A genomic window from Pantoea alhagi includes:
- a CDS encoding DotU family type IV/VI secretion system protein, with translation MVKSETLFCRLTGIDTLLSFDGIIPSAADFQLKLILLIEQFNKALLTEGQTQAESESLCRALCCYFDKRLTSNEQHNSLSWQRYSLVHYFYGYTESEENLTLSAQLDALLNTDSDVIFRYAWKLLMLLIQMEGRTETLIALRTAWRARYFSRARVPLRSSAEEPGSWIVQHGDAGSPRLMVFIIGPFAGKWFSQANLSSSSDNSIVWVVAEHVSTLSSRLEHVKKSHDTVTTLAFFPLLADGLENSSVMIEQITAWQYAFSSNRLPEHLPCLLGLYTRLSQQRYPHDPDRAIWTGGLTASPDCHLKLESRLVNLITELDARDDGSDLYAIQRHALACTLIAWLAEKRIMSVLQNLFDSTQIDLAGVLLADHGQGFTRHGAWWIWLAEKYGILPGLSTSISMPPLPAIPLLPLIEQEQEPEAAPERPPAIALSPVRRKWPGIVALLAILACLMTGFYYYGKRNIVDILAHLSRITPLKTLMREHEESADAALFTLSGTAPLFESGSSNLRPGMKKYWQGWFPK, from the coding sequence ATGGTGAAAAGCGAAACCCTTTTTTGCAGGCTGACGGGCATCGATACACTTCTCTCCTTTGACGGGATCATCCCCTCCGCTGCGGACTTTCAGCTCAAACTGATCTTGCTCATCGAGCAATTTAATAAGGCGCTACTGACGGAAGGCCAGACACAAGCAGAGAGTGAATCGCTCTGCCGCGCGCTATGTTGTTATTTCGATAAACGGCTCACCAGTAATGAGCAACATAACTCTCTTTCCTGGCAACGTTATTCACTGGTGCATTACTTTTACGGTTACACCGAAAGTGAAGAAAACCTCACGCTCTCCGCCCAGCTGGACGCTCTGCTCAATACTGACAGCGATGTGATATTTCGTTACGCGTGGAAGCTGTTAATGCTGCTGATACAAATGGAAGGACGAACCGAAACGCTCATTGCATTGCGTACCGCCTGGCGGGCTCGCTATTTTTCGCGCGCGCGCGTTCCATTACGCTCATCAGCAGAAGAACCAGGGTCGTGGATCGTACAACACGGCGATGCAGGTTCTCCCCGCTTGATGGTCTTTATTATTGGACCGTTCGCCGGGAAGTGGTTTAGCCAGGCCAATCTCTCTTCCAGTAGCGACAACAGTATCGTCTGGGTTGTTGCTGAACACGTCAGCACGCTGAGCAGCCGACTGGAGCATGTGAAAAAAAGCCACGATACGGTAACAACGCTGGCCTTCTTTCCGCTACTGGCGGATGGTTTAGAAAACAGCAGCGTCATGATTGAACAAATCACGGCGTGGCAATACGCTTTTTCATCAAACCGATTGCCGGAGCATTTACCTTGTCTGCTTGGGCTTTATACACGACTAAGCCAGCAACGTTATCCTCATGATCCGGACAGGGCTATCTGGACAGGCGGACTGACAGCGTCGCCTGACTGCCACCTCAAGCTGGAATCGCGTCTTGTTAACCTGATTACCGAGCTTGACGCCCGCGATGACGGCAGCGATCTCTACGCGATTCAGCGCCATGCCCTGGCCTGCACACTCATCGCCTGGCTGGCGGAAAAGCGAATCATGAGTGTGTTGCAAAACCTGTTCGACAGCACGCAGATCGATCTGGCAGGCGTCCTCCTTGCCGACCATGGACAAGGATTCACTCGCCATGGTGCCTGGTGGATCTGGCTCGCGGAGAAATACGGGATCCTGCCGGGTTTGTCGACATCCATTTCCATGCCGCCGCTACCCGCAATTCCGTTGCTACCGCTCATCGAACAGGAACAAGAACCAGAAGCTGCGCCTGAACGTCCACCAGCGATCGCACTATCGCCGGTCCGTAGAAAGTGGCCCGGTATTGTCGCGCTACTGGCGATCCTTGCCTGCCTGATGACGGGTTTTTATTACTATGGCAAACGGAACATCGTCGACATTCTGGCTCACCTCAGCCGGATAACGCCGTTAAAAACGTTAATGAGGGAGCATGAAGAGAGTGCTGACGCAGCATTATTCACCCTTTCCGGCACAGCGCCGCTGTTTGAAAGCGGCAGCAGCAATTTGAGGCCGGGCATGAAGAAATACTGGCAGGGCTGGTTCCCAAAATAA
- a CDS encoding UDP-N-acetylglucosamine-transferase — translation MDQGNMDNPATIFISIASYRDPELLPTLRDMLRHAAHPENLHIAICWQDNEMPEVFEQAGFTPLGSRVVKGREVLMFRHNQARIDVISVHYYTSQGACWARSLAETLFENERYFLQIDSHCRFIPDWDNEMISMLRQLQAESPRPVISSYPPAYKPGDDEEASKKTYVSRLIFREYDAQGIPMFSSTPFQAGVPVRGSYLAGGFIFTLGDFVKTVPNDPQIFFAGEEIAMAVRAFTHGYDVYHPHKPLLWHYYQRKEHSKVWGDHNNQAKDQGKVEKAWWERDLISKKRVRTLLGLEEKESVASLAPYTPGNQRTLRQFEYQAGICLQRRTVLPEVMDSEKINFFATPPADETEWLNRQYAYYKKSITLNASDYETDETGMSNLHLSVYNTQNILLYKRTLEPRELETLRTESADNVPTLLLEFKTASIDRPAVIRICPWSDTSGWGNVTEKTW, via the coding sequence ATGGATCAGGGAAATATGGATAACCCAGCGACAATTTTTATCAGCATCGCCAGCTATCGCGACCCGGAACTGTTGCCGACACTCAGGGATATGTTGCGCCATGCTGCACATCCGGAAAATCTGCATATTGCGATTTGCTGGCAGGACAACGAAATGCCTGAGGTTTTCGAACAGGCCGGATTTACGCCACTGGGAAGCCGGGTCGTCAAAGGACGCGAAGTATTGATGTTTCGCCATAACCAGGCCCGCATTGATGTGATCAGCGTCCACTATTATACCAGCCAGGGGGCATGCTGGGCGCGCAGCCTGGCGGAGACGCTGTTCGAAAATGAGCGCTATTTCCTGCAGATAGATTCTCACTGCCGTTTTATTCCTGACTGGGATAATGAAATGATCTCCATGCTGCGCCAGCTCCAGGCGGAGTCTCCCCGCCCGGTCATCTCCTCTTACCCCCCGGCTTACAAGCCAGGGGATGACGAAGAGGCCAGTAAAAAGACCTATGTCAGCCGTCTGATTTTCCGTGAATACGACGCGCAAGGCATTCCGATGTTTAGCTCTACGCCGTTTCAGGCCGGGGTACCGGTACGCGGTAGCTATCTGGCTGGCGGGTTCATCTTCACTCTCGGCGATTTTGTAAAGACGGTACCCAACGATCCACAGATATTCTTCGCCGGAGAAGAGATAGCCATGGCGGTCCGTGCATTCACTCACGGTTACGACGTTTATCATCCCCATAAGCCGCTGCTCTGGCATTACTACCAGCGTAAAGAACACAGCAAAGTCTGGGGCGATCACAATAATCAGGCAAAGGATCAGGGCAAAGTCGAAAAAGCATGGTGGGAAAGAGACCTGATTTCGAAAAAACGGGTCAGGACCCTGTTAGGACTTGAAGAGAAAGAATCTGTCGCCAGCCTCGCCCCTTACACGCCTGGCAATCAGAGAACCCTGCGACAGTTTGAATATCAGGCTGGTATCTGCCTGCAAAGAAGAACGGTTTTGCCTGAAGTCATGGATAGCGAAAAAATTAATTTCTTTGCTACGCCGCCTGCCGACGAAACGGAATGGCTTAACCGGCAGTACGCCTACTACAAAAAATCCATCACGCTGAACGCGTCAGATTATGAGACCGATGAAACCGGGATGAGCAATCTGCATCTCAGTGTTTATAACACGCAGAATATTCTGCTGTATAAGCGCACGCTGGAACCCCGGGAGCTGGAAACGTTACGCACCGAATCGGCCGATAATGTCCCTACGCTTTTACTTGAGTTTAAAACCGCCAGCATTGACAGGCCTGCTGTTATTCGAATATGCCCGTGGTCAGATACCTCGGGCTGGGGCAACGTCACGGAGAAAACATGGTGA
- a CDS encoding fimbrial protein, which produces MIRLAIALLSTILISPGAQAVCTLYLGQPTPLAITSKVITISSDEEINTTKPIAQYDSPTVGSKISYKDCIENTEYGKRVVNLLGQDPTTKIYQTNISGIGIKLLFSNGSAFGNFPSTSHLHFNNGATVGTLDVPEQTFYRIQFFKTGRIRLNNPTGDTVLPPGLIAYSYMLNDNLANFTTSLTIGEMKIISTPACTTDNAKTVDFNTVTPTLLSAGVTRNIDFAIVCKSDYGTYSAKASIITDTPSSDGSYIRVEDAAGNKDRLRIRITDGNKQLMKVDGTTYEQKSNITSQGPAEFSWEATLIPGNTAKPAGGVFTAKAEIVFDIQ; this is translated from the coding sequence ATGATAAGGCTCGCTATCGCTCTGCTTTCCACGATATTGATATCGCCTGGCGCCCAGGCCGTCTGTACGCTTTACCTCGGTCAGCCGACGCCGCTCGCTATTACCTCAAAGGTGATCACCATATCCTCTGATGAAGAGATCAATACCACGAAGCCTATCGCTCAGTACGACAGCCCGACGGTAGGAAGCAAAATTAGCTACAAGGACTGTATTGAAAATACAGAATATGGAAAGCGCGTAGTGAATCTGTTGGGTCAGGATCCGACCACCAAGATCTACCAGACCAATATTTCCGGTATTGGCATTAAGCTATTATTCAGCAATGGCTCGGCCTTTGGTAACTTTCCGTCCACCAGTCATCTGCATTTTAATAACGGTGCGACAGTAGGCACACTGGATGTTCCCGAGCAAACGTTCTACCGCATCCAGTTTTTTAAAACCGGCAGAATACGCCTGAATAACCCAACGGGCGATACCGTGCTACCTCCAGGTCTAATCGCCTACAGCTACATGCTGAATGACAATCTAGCCAATTTCACCACCAGTCTGACTATTGGCGAGATGAAAATAATCAGCACCCCGGCGTGTACTACCGATAATGCCAAAACCGTCGATTTTAATACCGTGACGCCCACGCTGCTAAGCGCAGGCGTGACCCGCAATATAGATTTCGCCATTGTGTGTAAGAGCGACTATGGCACCTATTCAGCCAAAGCCTCAATAATCACCGACACCCCCTCTTCAGACGGCAGCTATATCCGGGTCGAAGATGCGGCCGGCAATAAAGACAGGCTGAGGATCCGCATTACCGACGGTAACAAGCAGTTAATGAAAGTCGACGGCACCACTTACGAGCAAAAGAGCAATATCACCAGCCAGGGCCCTGCCGAATTCTCATGGGAAGCCACGTTAATTCCAGGTAATACCGCCAAGCCCGCTGGCGGCGTTTTCACCGCGAAAGCAGAAATCGTTTTTGATATTCAGTAA
- a CDS encoding ImpA family type VI secretion system protein has product MNHIPGLSCSDYYQHVMQPITEDAPCGESLDYDPAFIMLQSRIQPKLGAEYGSFVEAAEPINWTEIEQSCLALLQKSKDIRLLVILMRCRLRKIGLPALAEGTEVLHALLKTWPDDLHPQLLDEGEFAPILRANAFAELEDINGLLADLRNQPLPRAAGLQISVKEFEKAHQVPREEGALSDATIAALVHEWHLNARDAIRPLTQAHFFLQEIKKILAATLEDEVPELNVLENILAMFSSEFGSTAPAADLSADTLPEIPTQEGLSAPVPHVVPPPVETLPVSCDLPSASPETRKGINNRTDALHRLQEVRSWFAMTEPSSPLIPVLRYAEESIGKNFAELLKMYPPEIVTILSQEKE; this is encoded by the coding sequence ATGAATCATATACCAGGCCTGAGCTGTTCAGATTATTACCAGCATGTCATGCAGCCAATCACAGAGGATGCCCCCTGCGGCGAAAGTCTGGATTACGATCCAGCATTTATCATGCTGCAATCCCGGATCCAACCAAAACTGGGAGCCGAATATGGCAGCTTCGTCGAAGCGGCAGAACCCATTAACTGGACGGAAATAGAGCAAAGCTGCCTTGCCCTGCTGCAAAAAAGCAAGGATATCAGACTGCTGGTTATCCTGATGCGCTGTCGATTGCGTAAGATTGGCCTGCCTGCGCTGGCGGAAGGTACTGAAGTCCTCCACGCCCTGCTGAAGACCTGGCCAGACGATCTCCATCCCCAACTGCTGGACGAGGGAGAGTTCGCCCCTATATTGCGGGCGAACGCATTCGCCGAACTGGAGGATATTAATGGACTGCTGGCGGATTTACGCAACCAGCCGCTTCCGAGAGCCGCCGGCTTACAAATCAGCGTAAAGGAGTTTGAAAAGGCGCATCAGGTTCCCCGGGAAGAAGGCGCTCTGTCGGATGCGACAATCGCCGCATTAGTGCACGAATGGCATCTCAACGCACGGGACGCCATTCGCCCACTTACTCAGGCGCATTTCTTCTTGCAGGAGATAAAAAAAATACTTGCCGCAACGCTTGAGGATGAAGTGCCAGAACTGAACGTGCTGGAAAATATTCTTGCCATGTTTTCCAGTGAATTCGGCAGCACAGCGCCGGCGGCAGATCTCAGTGCGGATACCTTACCGGAAATCCCCACACAAGAGGGACTTTCTGCTCCTGTACCCCATGTCGTGCCACCTCCCGTTGAGACCCTACCGGTCAGTTGTGATCTTCCTTCGGCGTCCCCGGAAACCCGCAAGGGCATTAACAACCGCACCGATGCGCTACACCGGCTGCAAGAAGTTCGCAGCTGGTTCGCAATGACCGAACCCAGTAGCCCGCTCATTCCGGTTTTGAGGTACGCAGAGGAGAGCATTGGGAAAAATTTCGCCGAACTCTTAAAGATGTATCCCCCTGAAATCGTCACCATTCTGAGTCAAGAGAAGGAATAA
- the tssG gene encoding type VI secretion system baseplate subunit TssG, with the protein MTKPDGLEAWFDTQVPWEAGFISIMRTIAARTPTLPPPGKATLPSQERFRLGQVASMVFSPREIAAISQQDDNIKLQLFGLGVWGAQGAMPLHLSELAYSRYEQHDHTLIDFVDIFHHRALSLFYRAWFLSQDTASLDRKDDERFSFYVGSLVGLDPAELDPEPLPVHARLASSAHLVREARNPDGLLGAMQYYFNVPVQMKEFELQWIFLESKDQTALGDDCYASLLGDGAILGSTVLDRQHKFKLLMGPLSLSQYMLFSPWGRDMSVLRELVRSFIGFEYAWDVQLILAPDQVPRATLDGNHQLGYASWLERETCDSPVYGMSFEPETYHR; encoded by the coding sequence ATGACAAAACCTGATGGGCTGGAAGCCTGGTTTGATACTCAGGTTCCATGGGAGGCAGGTTTCATCAGCATCATGCGAACAATTGCCGCCCGTACACCGACTTTGCCACCGCCGGGTAAGGCCACGTTGCCTTCTCAGGAGCGCTTCCGCCTTGGGCAGGTAGCAAGCATGGTCTTCTCGCCGCGCGAGATAGCCGCCATCAGCCAGCAGGATGACAACATTAAGCTTCAGTTGTTCGGATTGGGGGTTTGGGGCGCGCAAGGGGCGATGCCGCTTCATCTTTCTGAGCTGGCCTACTCACGCTATGAACAACACGACCACACGCTAATCGACTTCGTGGATATCTTTCACCATCGGGCGCTTAGCCTGTTCTATCGTGCCTGGTTTTTATCGCAGGATACTGCCTCGCTGGATCGTAAAGACGACGAACGTTTTTCATTTTATGTCGGTAGCCTGGTAGGGCTGGATCCCGCTGAGCTGGATCCAGAACCGCTTCCGGTTCATGCCAGGCTGGCCTCTTCTGCGCATTTGGTTCGTGAAGCCCGTAATCCGGACGGCCTGCTGGGCGCTATGCAGTACTACTTCAACGTTCCTGTTCAAATGAAAGAGTTTGAACTGCAATGGATTTTCCTGGAAAGCAAAGATCAAACCGCGCTTGGCGATGACTGCTACGCATCTTTACTGGGCGACGGCGCAATCCTCGGCAGTACCGTGCTCGACAGGCAGCACAAATTCAAATTGTTAATGGGACCGCTTTCCCTCTCTCAGTACATGCTTTTCAGCCCATGGGGTCGCGACATGTCTGTACTTCGTGAACTGGTGCGCAGCTTTATCGGTTTCGAGTATGCCTGGGATGTCCAGTTAATCCTGGCACCCGATCAAGTACCGCGCGCCACGCTCGATGGTAATCATCAGCTTGGTTACGCCAGTTGGCTAGAGCGAGAGACGTGCGATTCGCCGGTTTACGGTATGAGCTTTGAACCGGAAACGTATCATCGCTAA
- the tssF gene encoding type VI secretion system baseplate subunit TssF, with protein MEHNFLDYYNRELTFIREMAHEFAARHPKIAGRLGMNGIDIADPYVERLIEAFCFLSARTQIKLDAEFPKFTQRLLDIVYPNYNSPTPSMGVVQLKPDLSEGDLTNGYLIPKQSAFYSRILPGEMTRCEFRNNQDVTLWPLELTEVRLTSVPPDIPDLEHYRIKRHQLKGALRMKLKLQGDLLFSSLKGLDELPVYIQGDERIVSHTFELLHGSHIATVVRSGEQNKLQHHVISHQPLKFEGLAPDQSLLPLQWNMFHGHTLIQEYIACRARFYFFSLTQLSAALEQNNTNEVEVIILLTKLPQDLTVHLDASRFLLFCTPVINLFPKRVDRIEINRALNYFHIVPDRSRSLDYEVFSVNKVLGLQAETSEELVFNPLYQTRHSDMGNFGRYFSVKREMRAKETTGRKYDTRTPYSGTEIFISLVDQQEAPYGEHIRYLLVDAMVTNRDLPRLLTNTGNFDLTMSDSVPIHGARFVSAPSAPQPPLSVGESAWRLIRQLSFNYLPLSDMEHAQGGESLRNMLMLFTSAADPEPIEQINSLVGCQTKPVVRRLADDGLLVYGRGVNCSLTVDEEGFSGISPYLFGLVMENYLARHASINVFTETELHSMQRGLIARWKARPGRRGAL; from the coding sequence GTGGAACACAATTTTCTGGACTACTACAATCGGGAACTGACTTTCATTAGGGAAATGGCGCACGAGTTTGCTGCTCGCCACCCTAAGATTGCCGGGCGCCTGGGAATGAACGGCATCGATATTGCCGATCCTTATGTTGAACGGTTAATAGAAGCTTTTTGCTTTTTATCTGCCAGGACGCAGATAAAGCTCGACGCTGAATTCCCCAAATTTACCCAGCGCTTGCTTGATATCGTCTATCCCAACTATAACTCGCCAACACCCTCAATGGGGGTCGTGCAACTAAAGCCAGATCTGAGTGAAGGCGATTTAACGAATGGCTATCTCATTCCTAAACAGAGTGCATTTTACAGCCGTATACTGCCCGGTGAAATGACTCGCTGCGAATTTAGAAATAACCAGGATGTGACATTATGGCCGCTGGAGCTGACAGAAGTCAGACTAACCTCGGTTCCTCCTGATATACCTGACCTTGAACATTATCGTATCAAGCGCCACCAGTTAAAAGGCGCACTACGCATGAAATTGAAACTGCAGGGTGATCTGCTGTTCTCCAGCCTGAAAGGTCTGGATGAACTTCCAGTTTATATTCAGGGAGATGAACGTATTGTTTCACATACCTTTGAGCTGCTTCACGGCAGCCATATCGCAACGGTAGTACGTAGCGGAGAACAAAATAAACTACAGCACCATGTCATCAGCCATCAACCGTTAAAATTCGAAGGTCTGGCGCCTGATCAAAGCCTGTTACCGCTGCAATGGAATATGTTTCACGGTCATACATTAATTCAGGAGTATATTGCATGCCGTGCGCGTTTTTATTTTTTCTCTCTCACTCAGCTCTCCGCTGCGCTGGAACAAAACAACACTAACGAAGTAGAAGTCATTATTCTGCTAACTAAATTGCCGCAGGATCTTACCGTTCACCTCGACGCTTCGCGTTTTTTACTTTTTTGTACCCCGGTCATTAACCTGTTTCCAAAACGAGTGGACCGCATTGAGATCAATCGGGCATTGAATTATTTCCATATTGTTCCCGATCGCAGCCGTTCTCTCGACTATGAAGTTTTTTCCGTAAACAAAGTATTGGGTCTGCAGGCGGAAACCAGCGAAGAGTTAGTATTTAATCCGCTTTATCAAACTCGTCATAGCGATATGGGCAATTTTGGGCGTTACTTCTCGGTTAAGCGAGAGATGCGCGCGAAAGAGACCACCGGCCGCAAATATGACACCCGAACACCTTACAGCGGCACCGAAATTTTCATCTCGCTGGTTGACCAGCAAGAAGCGCCCTATGGCGAACATATCCGCTATCTGTTGGTCGATGCGATGGTCACTAACCGCGATTTGCCTCGTCTTCTCACCAATACCGGCAACTTCGATCTCACCATGTCGGATTCCGTCCCTATTCATGGCGCGCGTTTTGTCAGCGCGCCCAGCGCTCCACAACCTCCCTTATCCGTGGGTGAGTCCGCATGGAGGCTGATCCGCCAGCTGAGCTTTAATTATCTGCCGCTCTCGGATATGGAACACGCTCAGGGCGGCGAGTCGCTGCGTAATATGCTAATGCTGTTCACCAGCGCCGCTGATCCTGAACCCATCGAACAAATTAACAGCCTGGTAGGATGCCAGACCAAGCCAGTAGTACGCCGCCTGGCGGACGATGGATTGCTGGTCTACGGACGCGGAGTAAACTGTAGCCTGACCGTGGACGAAGAGGGTTTCTCCGGCATAAGTCCCTATTTATTTGGCCTGGTGATGGAAAACTATCTGGCGCGCCATGCCTCCATTAACGTGTTTACGGAAACTGAACTGCATTCCATGCAACGCGGGTTGATCGCGCGCTGGAAAGCGCGCCCGGGCAGACGGGGGGCGTTATGA
- a CDS encoding fimbrial protein, which yields MRNIKLTLCAMALAATSASALAEGEATTAVTQGTVTFNGELISETCNIATDSRNREVQLPKISTQTLKIAGATAGSKGFDLNVTDCPQGISRVAAHFEAIGSSGVNSATGNLTNQYNGTETKARNVEVRLYNSDEQPLKLGETGQAFPVNSGNATMRYYGGYYATDATTAGRVTAQAKYTLAYP from the coding sequence ATGCGTAATATAAAACTGACACTATGTGCAATGGCGTTGGCGGCTACATCTGCTTCTGCGCTGGCTGAAGGTGAAGCAACCACGGCAGTGACTCAGGGTACCGTAACCTTTAATGGTGAGTTGATTTCTGAAACCTGCAATATTGCCACTGACTCCCGTAACCGTGAGGTACAGCTGCCGAAAATATCCACTCAGACTTTGAAGATTGCTGGCGCGACCGCAGGTTCAAAAGGTTTCGACCTGAATGTTACCGATTGCCCGCAGGGTATCAGCAGGGTGGCAGCGCATTTCGAAGCGATCGGTTCTAGTGGTGTGAATAGCGCTACCGGTAACCTGACTAATCAATACAACGGAACCGAAACTAAGGCGAGAAATGTAGAGGTTCGTTTGTACAACTCTGACGAACAGCCCCTGAAACTGGGCGAAACGGGTCAAGCGTTCCCCGTCAACAGCGGCAATGCGACCATGCGTTACTATGGCGGTTACTACGCGACAGATGCCACCACTGCGGGTAGGGTAACCGCGCAGGCGAAATATACTCTGGCTTATCCATAA
- a CDS encoding fimbria/pilus periplasmic chaperone encodes MKYQYAIILKLITAFVSLVFITQSAFAGMTISGTRIIFPGNVREKNVRTTNKDSVPLLVQVWVDDGGKNDDINSIKAPFTVTPPIYRVEPGKGQSVRLIYNGMSLPQDRESVFWFNLLEIPPENETVKDFDRLELAFRTRIKIFYRPSALKSGSIQEVEKLKWEFIRPARGIKVINPTPYYISFYSAYITSGSTKSPLAVDMIPPFGSKEMLVDSKTSRPATIDSVTVRLISDYGSIAEYQLVPKSASELMISTLPK; translated from the coding sequence ATGAAATATCAATATGCGATTATTTTAAAATTAATCACTGCTTTTGTTTCTCTGGTATTTATAACACAGAGCGCTTTTGCTGGCATGACGATTTCCGGAACCCGTATTATTTTCCCAGGGAATGTGCGCGAAAAAAACGTAAGAACAACCAATAAAGACTCTGTACCATTGCTGGTCCAGGTATGGGTTGATGATGGCGGCAAAAATGATGATATCAATAGCATAAAAGCACCGTTTACTGTCACACCTCCGATTTACCGCGTCGAGCCAGGTAAAGGGCAGAGTGTTCGCCTTATTTATAATGGTATGAGTCTTCCTCAAGACCGTGAATCCGTGTTTTGGTTTAATTTACTGGAAATACCGCCGGAAAATGAAACAGTGAAGGATTTTGATCGTCTTGAACTGGCATTCAGAACGCGTATTAAAATTTTCTATCGCCCGTCAGCACTGAAAAGCGGCAGTATTCAGGAAGTTGAAAAGCTGAAATGGGAATTTATTCGTCCTGCCAGGGGAATTAAAGTCATCAATCCGACGCCTTATTATATTTCATTCTATTCGGCTTATATTACATCAGGTAGTACAAAGTCTCCGCTGGCTGTCGATATGATTCCTCCTTTTGGCAGCAAAGAAATGTTAGTTGATAGTAAGACATCTCGACCAGCAACTATTGACAGCGTCACGGTTCGCCTGATTAGCGATTATGGCAGCATTGCAGAATATCAACTGGTTCCGAAGTCAGCCAGCGAATTAATGATAAGTACGCTACCCAAATAA